AGCTCGGCACCGTCCCGCTGCTGCTCTCGGCCTCGGAGGAGCTCAAGTCCCGCTACCTGGCGCCGGTGGCGCGGGGCGAGGCGATGTTCTCGTACGCGCTGTCGGAGCCGGAGGCGGGCTCGGACGCCGCCGCCATGAAGACCCGCGCGGTCGCGGACGGCGACTCGTACGTGCTCAACGGCGTCAAGATGTGGATCACCAACGCCGGCGTCTCCGAGTACTACACCCTGATGGCCGTCACCGACCCGTCGGCCGGCGCGCGCGGCATCTCCGCCTTCGTCGTGGAGAAGTCGGACGAAGGCGTCTCCTTCGGCCCCAAGGAGAAGAAGCTCGGCATCAAGGGCTCCCCGACCCGCCAGGTCATCCTCGACAACGTCCGCATCCCCGCCGACCGCATGATCGGCGCCCCCGGCACCGGCTTCAAGACGGCCCTGGCCACCCTCGACCACACCCGCATCACCATCGCCGCCCAGGCCCTCGGCATCGCCCAGGGCGCCCTCGACTTCGCCATCGGCTACGTCAAGGAACGCAAGCAGTTCGGCCGCCCGGTGGCCGACTTCCAGGGCCTGCAGTTCATGATCGCCGACATGTCGATGAAGCTGGAGGCGGCGCGGCAGCTCACGTACCACGCGGCGGCCAAGTCGGAACGTGCGATGCACGGCGAGCCCCAGAAGGACCTGACGTTCCTGTCGAGCGCGGCCAAGTGCGCCGCCTCGGACGCGGCCATGGAGATCACGACGGATGCGGTGCAGCTGCTGGGTGGGTACGGCTACACGAAGGACTTCCCGGTGGAACGCATGATGCGCGACGCCAAGATCACCCAGATCTACGAGGGCACCAACCAGATCCAGAGAATGGTCATGGCCCGGCAGCTTCTGAAGTAGGTCTACGACCTGCAGAAACCCGGGGCTGAGCGCGTACAGTCCCGGGTTTTCGCGTACCAGTCAAGCCGTTCGGAAGAGGGGTTGTTCCGTGGCTGTTCCGTGAGAGTTCGACG
The nucleotide sequence above comes from Nonomuraea gerenzanensis. Encoded proteins:
- a CDS encoding acyl-CoA dehydrogenase family protein, coding for MSFPLYAPAEEHDMLRETVRALADEKIAPHAAEIDETEEFSWDVYKALVAADLHAVHVPEQYGGAGADALATVIVIEEVARACASSSLIPAVNKLGTVPLLLSASEELKSRYLAPVARGEAMFSYALSEPEAGSDAAAMKTRAVADGDSYVLNGVKMWITNAGVSEYYTLMAVTDPSAGARGISAFVVEKSDEGVSFGPKEKKLGIKGSPTRQVILDNVRIPADRMIGAPGTGFKTALATLDHTRITIAAQALGIAQGALDFAIGYVKERKQFGRPVADFQGLQFMIADMSMKLEAARQLTYHAAAKSERAMHGEPQKDLTFLSSAAKCAASDAAMEITTDAVQLLGGYGYTKDFPVERMMRDAKITQIYEGTNQIQRMVMARQLLK